A single genomic interval of Bradyrhizobium sp. sBnM-33 harbors:
- a CDS encoding ABC transporter permease: MIVLIAAAAILAPIVAPYAPDATDPAASLQPPSWQHPLGTDEFGRDQLSRIIFAARVDLLVAFAATLIAVTIGGLLGAVVGYSRGWADTLAMRVVDALMAFPAFVLAMGITAGLGNSITNVAIAISITQIPAYLRLTRGEMLRLREMEYADAARTLGNPTWRIVLIHLLPNCLPPLIVQATLSTGFALLTMASLSFIGLGIQPPQSEWGVMTAEGASQIVTGEWWLFLFPGLAIMVSVLAFNLIGDGLRDLLDPRMRGLR; this comes from the coding sequence GTGATCGTTCTGATCGCAGCGGCTGCGATACTCGCGCCAATCGTGGCGCCCTACGCGCCCGATGCCACCGATCCCGCAGCCTCCCTGCAGCCGCCCTCCTGGCAGCATCCGCTTGGCACTGACGAGTTCGGCCGGGATCAACTCTCGCGGATCATTTTTGCCGCACGCGTCGACCTGCTGGTGGCCTTTGCGGCAACATTGATTGCTGTCACAATCGGAGGCTTGCTTGGAGCGGTCGTAGGATACAGCCGAGGTTGGGCTGATACTCTCGCGATGCGCGTAGTCGACGCTCTCATGGCCTTTCCGGCGTTCGTATTGGCCATGGGCATCACAGCTGGCCTTGGCAATTCCATCACCAATGTCGCAATTGCCATCTCGATCACCCAAATCCCGGCATACTTGCGGCTCACGCGTGGAGAGATGCTTCGGCTTCGCGAAATGGAGTATGCCGATGCAGCACGCACTCTCGGTAATCCAACCTGGAGGATTGTGTTGATTCACTTGCTGCCCAACTGCCTTCCGCCGCTGATCGTACAGGCCACCCTCTCGACGGGTTTCGCGCTTCTGACAATGGCGTCGCTATCGTTTATCGGGCTCGGAATTCAGCCTCCGCAAAGCGAATGGGGCGTTATGACAGCTGAAGGCGCCTCACAGATCGTCACAGGAGAATGGTGGCTCTTCCTGTTTCCTGGTCTGGCGATCATGGTTTCCGTTCTCGCATTCAACCTTATCGGTGATGGACTGCGTGATTTGCTGGACCCGCGCATGAGGGGGCTGAGATGA
- a CDS encoding IclR family transcriptional regulator — MGAIENSAEILRLFGPGRLEVSVTDVSQLLKMPKSSASRLLKTMLQEGLLSRSENPPRYKVGNLLFEISRLYKLSSSLIDAVDEAVREISRETGHTGYVSILDGADVLVIRMHQGSHALRVFTPLGQRAPAFATALGRSLLARLSDDVVRSLHAEGVIPPSPRAPQSVDQLLTALDQPRRFGWAEAADEAIPGVGSISVSVADPEIGETVGFCISYPASHLSDEERSRMITLLTTAAQRIASRFGDPFLSQRAHRVLGGGSTAA; from the coding sequence GTGGGCGCAATCGAAAATTCTGCGGAAATACTTAGGCTTTTTGGGCCTGGCAGGCTCGAAGTGTCGGTGACGGATGTCTCGCAGCTGCTGAAGATGCCTAAAAGTTCAGCATCTCGACTGCTGAAAACGATGCTGCAGGAAGGGTTGTTGTCGCGTTCGGAGAATCCGCCGCGCTACAAGGTCGGAAATCTGCTTTTTGAGATTTCGCGCCTCTACAAGCTGAGCTCATCGTTGATTGACGCGGTCGATGAGGCTGTGAGGGAAATCAGTCGAGAGACGGGACACACGGGTTACGTCTCGATCCTTGATGGTGCTGACGTTTTGGTCATCCGGATGCATCAAGGCTCTCACGCCTTGCGGGTGTTTACTCCGCTTGGCCAGCGTGCGCCGGCGTTTGCGACTGCACTCGGTCGCAGTCTGTTGGCGCGGCTTTCGGATGATGTTGTGCGCTCACTTCACGCTGAAGGTGTCATTCCGCCTTCTCCGCGCGCGCCGCAAAGCGTCGATCAGTTGCTGACTGCACTCGACCAGCCACGTCGGTTCGGTTGGGCCGAGGCCGCCGACGAGGCTATCCCTGGCGTCGGCTCGATCTCGGTAAGCGTAGCCGATCCGGAGATCGGCGAAACGGTGGGTTTCTGTATCTCTTATCCCGCCTCGCATTTGAGCGATGAAGAGAGGAGTCGCATGATCACGCTGCTTACCACCGCGGCCCAGCGGATCGCGAGTCGCTTCGGGGATCCGTTCCTTTCGCAGCGTGCGCACCGTGTGCTGGGCGGCGGCTCGACTGCTGCTTGA
- a CDS encoding ABC transporter ATP-binding protein — protein sequence MALVEIRDLQMHFPLGGIGGTLARLRGQAEPVLRAVDSVSFDVEAGETLGLVGESGCGKSTVARCLVRLLKPTAGSVRYAGKEIATLDAQAMRPFRRDIQMVFQDPTASLNPRLSVRSMVEEALTLHTKFDAKERRARVEELMHEVGLGRDLLDSYPHELSGGQRQRVNIARAIATNPRFVVLDEPTSALDVSLRSRAILLLEKLREHLGLSYLFISHDLATVKYLASRVAVMYLGSIVELSDTRDLFAKPLHPYTRALLAAVPVPDPDARRDDFTLAGEIPSPIDVETGCRLRGRCPLAKPICAEKPPLKEIAPGRFVACHLVSELCP from the coding sequence GTGGCACTTGTTGAGATTCGTGATCTGCAAATGCACTTTCCGCTGGGCGGGATTGGCGGCACACTCGCGCGCCTACGTGGTCAAGCCGAGCCTGTCTTGCGAGCGGTCGATTCCGTCTCCTTCGACGTAGAGGCCGGCGAAACCCTCGGACTGGTTGGTGAGTCAGGCTGTGGCAAATCGACCGTCGCGCGTTGCCTGGTTCGGTTACTGAAACCGACGGCGGGGTCTGTCCGCTATGCCGGCAAGGAGATCGCGACGCTTGACGCGCAAGCAATGAGGCCATTCCGCCGGGACATCCAAATGGTGTTCCAGGATCCCACCGCGTCCCTCAATCCCAGGCTTTCGGTGAGAAGCATGGTCGAGGAGGCGCTCACGCTTCATACCAAATTTGATGCAAAGGAACGCCGCGCACGGGTCGAAGAGCTCATGCACGAGGTGGGTCTTGGCCGCGATCTTTTGGACAGCTATCCCCACGAGCTTTCGGGTGGCCAACGCCAGCGCGTGAATATTGCCCGGGCGATCGCGACAAATCCTCGCTTTGTTGTTCTCGACGAACCGACGTCCGCACTCGACGTCTCGTTGCGGTCGCGAGCGATTCTCCTGCTGGAGAAGCTGCGCGAACATCTCGGGCTATCCTACCTCTTCATTTCGCACGATCTGGCCACGGTGAAGTACCTCGCGAGCCGCGTTGCAGTGATGTATCTCGGCAGCATCGTGGAATTATCGGACACACGCGATCTGTTCGCGAAGCCCTTGCACCCCTACACGCGAGCGTTATTGGCGGCCGTTCCGGTGCCCGATCCCGACGCAAGGCGGGACGACTTCACATTGGCAGGCGAAATTCCAAGCCCCATTGATGTCGAGACCGGATGCAGGCTGCGCGGGCGTTGTCCATTGGCCAAACCTATCTGCGCAGAAAAACCGCCGTTGAAGGAGATCGCGCCGGGCCGATTCGTCGCCTGTCATCTCGTCTCAGAGCTGTGCCCTTGA
- a CDS encoding ABC transporter substrate-binding protein produces the protein MRSDTRRRDFLKFAATSIAALTFAGKARLAAAQEKRTLTVAWDADIDTLDPASFKTSAGYTVQANVYDSPLMWKVQPVAGKPGVSQAKPGEIEGGIAQSWSFENGGATLVLNIRKGVKLPSGRDVNATTVKYLLDRGLQSPGYMRILFPRLLGVTNPEHFKVRDEFTIEINMPSPSPMALDTMALMNNALLDPDEVKTNGTAEDPWAANWLKRNTAGLGPYQLVKNQPGVEVVLEAQADHWRGRPYFDRVVFKYVPNEADRVLLLKRKAIDMVVGRSTLSPRNVKSLAAEPGLKTVSVPDTLCHWLCMNTQKAPLNNVKVRQAINYAIPVQAIIPSVLYGYGTEMKSPVPSLTPGYDSTISPYKYDITKAKELMREAGFGKEPVAIDLAVRAGWQPHEQASIWLQTELEKIGFKVSIVKETEATFRQIATKGDHQLSIESWQSWINDPFYHLFFNFHSTAKGTNTSFYSNPEVDKLIDENMHETDIDKRLAAAKRLQEIIIGDAVWGHLWYENWTRVMRSDLVGIEKRWDSYERFFSMKLA, from the coding sequence ATGAGAAGCGACACGCGCCGTCGGGATTTCTTGAAGTTTGCCGCAACCAGCATCGCGGCCCTCACATTCGCCGGCAAAGCTCGTTTGGCTGCCGCGCAGGAAAAGCGAACGCTGACGGTCGCCTGGGATGCCGACATCGACACGCTTGATCCGGCCTCGTTCAAGACGTCGGCAGGCTACACTGTGCAAGCCAATGTTTACGACAGTCCGCTGATGTGGAAGGTGCAGCCGGTCGCGGGAAAGCCGGGAGTGTCGCAAGCAAAGCCGGGCGAGATCGAGGGCGGCATCGCCCAGTCCTGGTCTTTCGAAAATGGCGGCGCCACGCTAGTGCTGAACATCCGCAAAGGCGTGAAATTACCGAGCGGTCGCGATGTCAACGCAACGACTGTGAAGTATCTCCTCGACCGCGGGCTGCAGTCGCCGGGCTATATGCGCATCCTGTTTCCGCGGCTTCTGGGCGTAACGAACCCTGAGCACTTCAAGGTGCGTGACGAGTTTACGATCGAGATCAACATGCCCTCGCCAAGTCCGATGGCGCTGGACACGATGGCGCTCATGAACAACGCGCTGCTTGATCCGGATGAGGTCAAGACGAATGGGACCGCGGAAGATCCCTGGGCTGCCAATTGGTTGAAGCGAAACACCGCCGGGCTCGGACCCTATCAGCTGGTGAAGAACCAGCCAGGGGTCGAGGTCGTCCTAGAAGCGCAGGCCGATCACTGGCGTGGTCGGCCCTATTTCGATCGGGTGGTCTTCAAATATGTGCCGAACGAAGCCGATCGCGTGCTGCTGCTCAAACGCAAGGCCATCGACATGGTGGTCGGCAGATCAACCCTGTCTCCGCGCAATGTGAAGAGTCTCGCAGCCGAGCCAGGTTTGAAGACCGTCTCCGTGCCGGACACCCTGTGTCACTGGCTTTGCATGAACACGCAGAAGGCGCCGCTTAACAACGTCAAAGTGCGTCAGGCCATCAATTACGCGATCCCGGTCCAGGCCATCATCCCGAGCGTGCTGTATGGTTATGGCACCGAGATGAAGAGCCCTGTGCCGAGTTTGACGCCCGGTTACGATAGCACGATTAGCCCCTACAAGTACGACATCACAAAGGCCAAGGAGTTGATGCGCGAGGCGGGCTTTGGCAAGGAGCCGGTTGCGATTGACCTTGCGGTACGCGCTGGGTGGCAGCCGCACGAGCAGGCTTCGATCTGGCTCCAGACCGAGCTGGAGAAGATCGGCTTCAAAGTGAGCATCGTCAAGGAAACCGAGGCCACCTTCCGCCAGATCGCGACCAAAGGCGATCACCAGCTTTCGATCGAGTCGTGGCAGTCTTGGATCAACGATCCCTTCTATCACCTGTTCTTCAACTTCCACAGCACAGCAAAAGGCACCAACACCTCTTTCTATTCCAATCCGGAAGTCGACAAGCTGATCGATGAGAACATGCACGAAACCGACATTGACAAGCGTCTGGCAGCAGCAAAACGCCTGCAGGAGATTATCATCGGCGACGCCGTCTGGGGGCACCTCTGGTACGAGAACTGGACCCGCGTCATGCGATCCGACCTTGTTGGCATTGAGAAGCGCTGGGATAGTTATGAGCGCTTTTTCAGCATGAAGCTCGCCTGA
- a CDS encoding DUF917 domain-containing protein produces MRQLSPEDIEALSVGAWILGTGGGGSPYHALLNLRRFYNDGVRINLIDPDELDDDDAVAVVSIMGAPLVFQERLVDSRLIARAVSAMEEHLGRKFRAVMPVEIGGGNGMQSLLAAVHLKIPVVDADAMGRAYPEAQMTSFAVGNLAPYPLTSIDPRGNEAIVGKTSSWKWMERVSRKLCTEFGSIVATCKAPRTGAEVKKWAIPRTTSKAINLGRAVVEANRQHADPIAAILKAESGKLLFSGKVVEVERRTTEGFLRGRTVIEGLGENHGSQIRVDFQNEWIVVWRDGQAVVSTPDLICVLDSESGEAIGTETIRYGQRTTVIALPAAPVFLSPRGLDHVGPRAFGYDIDFKSVFCS; encoded by the coding sequence ATGAGGCAATTGAGTCCAGAGGATATCGAGGCGCTCTCGGTCGGCGCCTGGATTCTCGGAACGGGTGGTGGCGGAAGTCCGTATCACGCGCTGCTGAACTTGCGGCGCTTCTACAATGACGGCGTTCGCATCAATCTCATTGACCCCGACGAGTTGGACGATGACGATGCGGTTGCGGTCGTCTCGATTATGGGCGCTCCGCTCGTTTTCCAGGAGCGGCTGGTCGACAGCCGGCTGATCGCTCGCGCCGTCTCGGCCATGGAAGAGCATCTTGGCCGCAAGTTCAGGGCGGTGATGCCGGTCGAGATCGGTGGGGGCAATGGCATGCAGTCTTTGCTTGCTGCTGTCCATCTCAAGATTCCGGTTGTCGATGCCGATGCGATGGGCCGAGCTTACCCTGAAGCGCAGATGACGAGCTTTGCGGTTGGCAATCTCGCGCCTTATCCGCTGACATCGATCGACCCGCGCGGCAATGAGGCGATCGTCGGCAAGACCTCTTCTTGGAAATGGATGGAGCGTGTGAGCCGCAAGCTTTGCACAGAATTCGGATCCATTGTCGCGACTTGCAAGGCGCCGCGCACTGGTGCGGAAGTGAAGAAATGGGCGATCCCGCGCACCACATCCAAGGCCATCAATCTCGGAAGGGCTGTCGTCGAAGCCAACCGCCAGCATGCCGATCCGATTGCGGCCATTCTGAAAGCGGAATCGGGCAAGCTCCTGTTCTCCGGCAAAGTCGTTGAGGTGGAGCGGCGGACAACAGAGGGCTTCCTGCGCGGCCGCACCGTCATCGAGGGGCTTGGCGAGAATCACGGCAGTCAGATTCGGGTCGATTTCCAGAACGAGTGGATCGTCGTGTGGCGTGATGGGCAGGCGGTCGTGTCGACGCCGGACCTCATTTGCGTTCTCGACAGCGAATCTGGCGAAGCAATCGGAACAGAAACCATTCGCTACGGGCAGCGGACGACGGTGATCGCACTTCCGGCTGCTCCGGTTTTCCTTTCGCCGCGCGGGCTTGACCATGTCGGCCCCCGTGCCTTCGGCTATGACATCGATTTCAAGTCGGTATTTTGTTCATGA
- a CDS encoding ABC transporter ATP-binding protein, giving the protein MTEMLEISDLTVHFQINQGAIEAVDHINLTIRRGEILGLVGESGSGKSVTSFAVLRLIRPPGRVVSGSVHFDGIDLGSLPEEQMRRMRGAKIAMVSQTPRTALNPLLTVGRQISRLLMVHAGLSTREAEKRMLEMLRLVRIPAPEKRANQYPHQLSGGMCQRVMIAMALATSPQLLLADEPTTGLDVSIAAKILDLLRELSTKTGAAIMLVTHDLGVVAEICDRVAVMHAGQLVECAPVRDLFHNPAHPYTKALVRSIPRVDRDVVLEPISGSVPSLINPPSGCRYAGRCEWTMDRCRVSRPPMVEAAPGHVVACYGFEERRGTC; this is encoded by the coding sequence ATGACCGAAATGCTTGAGATCTCGGATCTGACTGTTCATTTTCAGATCAATCAAGGCGCGATTGAAGCCGTCGATCACATTAACCTGACGATTCGCCGAGGCGAGATTCTTGGACTAGTCGGTGAGTCCGGGTCGGGGAAGTCGGTGACGTCTTTCGCCGTCCTGCGCCTGATCCGCCCGCCAGGGCGTGTGGTGTCAGGAAGCGTCCACTTCGACGGCATTGATCTTGGCTCGCTTCCTGAGGAGCAGATGCGCCGAATGCGCGGCGCGAAGATCGCGATGGTCTCGCAAACGCCGCGAACCGCGCTTAACCCGCTCCTGACCGTTGGAAGGCAGATTTCGCGCTTGCTGATGGTGCACGCAGGTTTGTCGACGCGAGAGGCCGAGAAGAGGATGCTGGAGATGCTGCGCCTTGTTCGCATTCCAGCACCAGAGAAGCGGGCCAACCAATACCCGCATCAGCTCTCGGGGGGAATGTGTCAACGCGTCATGATCGCGATGGCGCTTGCAACCTCACCTCAGCTCCTGCTTGCGGACGAGCCCACCACCGGGCTTGACGTGTCGATCGCAGCCAAGATTCTCGATCTTTTACGCGAATTGAGCACCAAGACGGGAGCCGCGATCATGCTCGTTACGCACGATCTGGGCGTCGTTGCCGAAATCTGCGACCGCGTTGCCGTTATGCATGCGGGCCAGCTGGTTGAATGCGCGCCCGTGCGGGACCTGTTCCATAATCCCGCTCATCCATATACGAAGGCGCTCGTCCGATCGATCCCGAGAGTAGATCGGGATGTCGTGCTTGAGCCGATATCGGGCTCGGTTCCTTCATTGATCAACCCGCCCAGCGGCTGCCGTTACGCAGGACGTTGTGAGTGGACGATGGATCGCTGTCGCGTTTCGCGGCCCCCGATGGTCGAGGCCGCTCCCGGCCATGTTGTAGCATGTTATGGATTTGAGGAACGTCGTGGCACTTGTTGA
- a CDS encoding IS630 family transposase has translation MAGWRRAVELAMSDEEIATLTTLSRSRIELASRVSRAQMLLAYRENPSFCAVGQRLGVHHQTVQRCVERALADGPLAALDDRPRPGKEPTITPEAKAWLVSLACDKAKDHGYPHELWTTRLLARHAREHGPAAGHACLANLVQGTVCKILGREEIKPHKVRYYLENRDAEFEQKMAEVLCVYREVEVLKKASAKGKKKRGKPVTIVSCDEKPGIQAIATTAPDLPPKPGIHASFARDHEYKRHGTLSLLAGIDLLTGKVHALVKDRHRSREFIEFLRLIDAAYPPNTAIKLILDNHSAHISRETRAWLATRPSGRFELTFTPKHGSWLNLIEGFFSKFARSVLRHIRVTSKHELKERIMAGIDDVNRHPVIHTWSYKLADAA, from the coding sequence ATGGCAGGATGGCGGCGAGCGGTCGAATTGGCAATGAGTGATGAAGAGATAGCGACCTTGACGACGCTTTCGCGGTCGAGGATCGAACTGGCGAGCCGGGTGTCGCGGGCGCAGATGCTGCTGGCGTATCGGGAAAATCCTTCGTTCTGCGCGGTGGGCCAGAGACTTGGGGTCCATCATCAGACGGTGCAGCGCTGTGTCGAGCGAGCACTGGCCGATGGCCCGCTGGCAGCCCTCGACGATCGCCCGCGACCGGGCAAGGAACCAACCATCACGCCGGAAGCCAAAGCCTGGTTGGTGTCGCTGGCGTGCGACAAGGCCAAGGACCACGGCTATCCACATGAGTTGTGGACGACGCGGCTCTTGGCGCGCCATGCGCGTGAACACGGGCCGGCGGCGGGGCATGCGTGCTTGGCCAATTTGGTCCAGGGAACGGTGTGCAAGATCCTCGGCCGAGAGGAAATCAAGCCGCACAAGGTGCGCTATTATCTTGAAAATCGCGACGCCGAGTTCGAACAGAAGATGGCGGAGGTGCTGTGCGTCTACCGCGAAGTCGAAGTCCTGAAGAAAGCCTCTGCCAAGGGAAAGAAGAAGCGGGGAAAGCCGGTGACGATCGTTTCCTGCGACGAGAAGCCGGGAATCCAGGCCATCGCAACGACGGCGCCGGATTTGCCGCCCAAGCCTGGCATCCACGCCAGCTTTGCGCGCGACCATGAATACAAACGCCATGGCACGCTCAGCCTGTTGGCTGGGATCGATCTGCTCACCGGCAAGGTCCACGCCCTTGTCAAAGATCGCCACCGCAGTCGAGAGTTCATCGAGTTCCTCAGACTTATCGATGCCGCCTATCCGCCGAACACTGCGATCAAATTGATCCTCGACAATCATTCCGCGCACATCTCGAGAGAAACCAGAGCCTGGCTCGCCACTCGACCAAGCGGGCGCTTCGAGCTCACCTTCACGCCCAAGCACGGCTCGTGGCTCAATCTCATCGAGGGATTCTTCTCCAAGTTCGCCCGTTCAGTCCTGCGCCACATCCGGGTGACCTCAAAACACGAGCTTAAGGAGCGCATCATGGCTGGCATCGACGATGTCAATCGCCATCCGGTCATCCACACGTGGTCCTACAAACTCGCCGACGCCGCCTGA
- a CDS encoding ABC transporter permease — protein sequence MFGVSVICFTLTYLLPGNPAMVKAGPFATPEHLAEMEHQMGLDRPFPEQYYRYVSGIFKGDLGESASTGRPVSQDFLQRLPATLELNLASLLIAIVIGLPLGVLSAVHRDTLVDHIGRVVGIMGVAMPSFLTGLLFVYLFFYVLDLAPSPLGRLGSGIEPPAHLTGLYVIDSLMTGNWTTLRSSLHQLMLPAATLGLSAIAPVARMVRSTMLEILESDYIKAAWAAGLPRRTVIYRDALRNALIPVITISGIVFGFLMAGNAVVESVFSWPGIGNYAVTALLTKDSAPIQSFILFVAVTCVMVNLAVDIAYGLIDPRIRFS from the coding sequence TTGTTCGGCGTCAGCGTGATCTGCTTCACGCTCACGTACTTGCTTCCTGGCAATCCAGCCATGGTGAAGGCGGGCCCCTTTGCCACGCCAGAACATCTCGCCGAGATGGAACACCAAATGGGATTGGATCGTCCGTTTCCCGAGCAGTACTACCGGTACGTCTCCGGCATCTTCAAAGGCGATCTTGGCGAGAGCGCATCGACGGGACGGCCGGTCTCGCAGGACTTTCTGCAGCGCCTGCCCGCCACTCTCGAGCTCAACCTGGCGAGCCTTCTCATCGCGATCGTGATCGGATTGCCTCTCGGCGTCTTATCTGCGGTGCATCGCGACACGTTGGTAGACCATATCGGACGAGTCGTCGGCATCATGGGGGTCGCGATGCCGAGCTTCTTGACCGGGCTGTTGTTCGTTTACCTCTTCTTTTACGTCCTCGATTTGGCCCCCTCACCTCTTGGACGGCTGGGATCCGGCATAGAACCTCCCGCACACCTCACAGGGCTCTATGTGATCGACTCCCTGATGACCGGAAACTGGACCACCCTGCGATCAAGCCTGCATCAGCTCATGCTCCCTGCAGCGACCCTCGGGCTCAGCGCGATCGCGCCAGTCGCTCGCATGGTGCGCTCCACCATGCTTGAGATTCTCGAGTCCGATTACATCAAGGCGGCGTGGGCGGCCGGATTGCCGCGGCGCACGGTCATCTACAGGGATGCCCTGCGAAATGCGCTGATACCGGTCATCACGATTTCCGGAATCGTTTTTGGATTTCTGATGGCCGGAAATGCGGTGGTGGAGAGCGTGTTCTCATGGCCGGGTATCGGCAACTACGCAGTGACCGCACTGCTCACCAAGGATTCGGCTCCGATCCAGTCATTCATCCTCTTTGTCGCCGTAACGTGTGTCATGGTCAATCTGGCGGTTGATATTGCGTACGGCCTCATCGATCCCCGGATAAGGTTCAGCTGA